In a genomic window of Gloeocapsopsis dulcis:
- a CDS encoding nucleotidyltransferase family protein: protein MKNNLFLAQEKVNEFCQRWKIIELSLFGSIVRDDFRSDSDIDVLVAFNSDVPWTLLDLVDMQQELEQLLGRKVDFVEKQTIEQSPNWIRRQEILSTAQTVYVKR, encoded by the coding sequence ATGAAAAATAATTTATTCTTAGCGCAAGAGAAAGTTAATGAGTTTTGCCAGCGTTGGAAAATTATAGAACTCTCGCTGTTTGGTTCTATAGTACGAGATGATTTTCGTTCTGATAGTGATATTGATGTTTTAGTGGCTTTTAATTCAGATGTGCCTTGGACATTACTAGATTTAGTTGATATGCAACAAGAACTAGAACAACTCTTGGGAAGAAAAGTTGATTTTGTTGAAAAACAAACAATTGAGCAAAGTCCAAATTGGATTCGACGGCAAGAAATATTAAGCACTGCCCAAACAGTTTATGTCAAGAGATAA
- a CDS encoding DUF86 domain-containing protein, whose product MSRDKATLLDLAKASRLILQFTQGIDKATFETDLKTHSSVCYHAILGEAVKRLSQEFREQNSDIVWTSIAGMRDKVFTIMTVLILKDFGLQ is encoded by the coding sequence ATGTCAAGAGATAAAGCGACACTTTTAGACTTAGCTAAAGCAAGTCGTTTAATTTTGCAGTTTACTCAAGGCATAGATAAGGCAACATTTGAAACTGACCTCAAAACACATTCATCTGTGTGTTATCACGCTATTCTTGGAGAAGCGGTAAAACGTTTGTCTCAGGAGTTTCGCGAACAGAATTCAGATATTGTTTGGACATCAATTGCTGGAATGCGTGATAAAGTATTCACGATTATGACAGTATTAATACTCAAAGACTTTGGCTTACAGTAA